From Calothrix sp. PCC 6303, a single genomic window includes:
- a CDS encoding class I SAM-dependent methyltransferase — MLLNPNQRIKIDSTDDKLFYSFPRFVTHVDEGFIQQLTDLYSQRLQPNTRIFDMMSSWVSHLPEDIKFSYVEGHGLNAEELGRNRRLDQYFVQNLNENLQLPLKDEDFDAVINCVSVQYLQYPEAIFSEIHRILKPGGLAIISFSNRMFYQKAIQAWRDTSETSRVELVKNYFNSVPGFSIPEVITRASSVPNFLQWLGASGGDPFYAVIAYKE, encoded by the coding sequence ATGTTACTTAATCCCAATCAACGTATTAAAATCGACAGTACCGACGACAAGCTTTTTTACTCCTTTCCTCGCTTCGTCACCCATGTAGATGAAGGTTTTATTCAGCAGTTGACTGATTTGTATAGTCAGCGTTTACAACCCAATACTCGCATCTTCGACATGATGAGTAGTTGGGTTTCACATCTACCAGAAGACATAAAATTCTCCTACGTAGAGGGACATGGACTGAATGCCGAAGAATTAGGACGAAATCGTCGTTTGGATCAATATTTTGTCCAGAATCTCAATGAAAACCTTCAGCTACCTTTGAAAGATGAAGATTTTGATGCAGTAATTAATTGTGTATCAGTGCAGTATTTACAATACCCCGAAGCCATATTTTCGGAAATTCACCGCATTCTCAAACCAGGTGGATTAGCAATTATCAGCTTTTCTAACCGAATGTTTTACCAAAAAGCAATTCAAGCTTGGCGTGATACTTCAGAGACAAGTCGAGTTGAATTGGTAAAAAACTATTTTAATTCAGTTCCCGGCTTTTCGATCCCCGAAGTTATAACTCGTGCATCCTCTGTTCCTAACTTCCTCCAATGGTTGGGTGCATCTGGCGGCGACCCGTTCTATGCTGTTATTGCTTATAAAGAATAG